From Anaerolineae bacterium:
CTGGGGTGACCTGCATAGTCAGACCTTCTTCAGCGACGGCCTGCGCTGCCCGGAGGAGCTCTACTCCTTCGCCCGAGACGAGAGCTTCCTTGACATCTTCGCCCTGGCCGACCACAGCGAAAGCCTCACTGACCGGCAGTGGGACTACTTCGTGGCCGTCACCAACGACTTCTACCAGCCCGGCCGCTTCGTGACCCTGGTGGGCCAGGAGTGGACCAGCCGGGAGTTCGGCCACCGCAACGTCTACTACCCAGGCGATGGCGGCCCCATCCTCCGCTGCAACGATCCTTTCTACGGACGGCTGGAGAACGTGTACCGGGCAGCCCGAGAGCACGGCGCCTTGGTCATCCCCCACCACTCGGCCAACGCCACCATGGGGGTGGACTGGTCCAAAGGTCATGACCCCCTGACGGAGAGGCTGGTGGAGATCTACTCCATCTGGGGCAACAGCGAACGGCCGGCAGACCAAGGGAACCCGCGCCCCGTACGCATGACCGGGGGCGAGAAGAAGGGCCAGCACGTCCTCGACGCCCTGGCTCGAGGCTACCGTTTCGGCTTCATCGGCGGCGGGGACATCCACGACGGCCGACCGGGGGACGAGTACCACACCCTGCAGGAGGACGTGGAGCCCTACCAATGGCTGTGGCGCCAGGGGCTCATGGGAGTGTGGGCCCTCGGCCTCACCCGAGAACACATCTTTCGGGCGCTGTGGGACCGGCGCGTCTACGCCACCACCAACGAGCGGATCTTCCTGCGCGTGAGGGTCGGCGGGGCACCGATGGGCTCGGAGATCACCTGGGAGCGCTCTCGGGAGATACCGATCGAGATGGAAGCGGCCAGTTCGCTTCCCTTCTCTCACTTGGAGGTGGTGAGCAACGGCGACGACGTCCTGGGCCAACCCCTGGATGCTAGTGAGGTCTCCTGGTCGGCCCAGTTGCCCGCCGGCAGCTTGCCTCGCTACTACTACGTCCGTCTTACCCGTGCCGATGGAGAAATGGCCTGGTCCAGTCCGGTCTGGGTAGAGGCAGGCGAGCCCTCTTGACGTTGTGGGCCTCCGGGACCACAAT
This genomic window contains:
- a CDS encoding CehA/McbA family metallohydrolase; protein product: MSQPPTGLLVVAASTTRVDEPFFLRIKLLTEPYCADASCFSGSGGNSRPQGRYNHSPRGIRYMDNTPPDWRGSLLLDGGDDYVGPTRLRRDEGVWGAFAGDQRPIVTVPQIRFRSPGIHYIAVTDEESGVQGLSNPIVVSADPPQERLYWGDLHSQTFFSDGLRCPEELYSFARDESFLDIFALADHSESLTDRQWDYFVAVTNDFYQPGRFVTLVGQEWTSREFGHRNVYYPGDGGPILRCNDPFYGRLENVYRAAREHGALVIPHHSANATMGVDWSKGHDPLTERLVEIYSIWGNSERPADQGNPRPVRMTGGEKKGQHVLDALARGYRFGFIGGGDIHDGRPGDEYHTLQEDVEPYQWLWRQGLMGVWALGLTREHIFRALWDRRVYATTNERIFLRVRVGGAPMGSEITWERSREIPIEMEAASSLPFSHLEVVSNGDDVLGQPLDASEVSWSAQLPAGSLPRYYYVRLTRADGEMAWSSPVWVEAGEPS